The Thermus hydrothermalis genomic interval GGCTTCGGCACCCGGGAGGCTTAGATGTGGACCAAGGAGGAACTGGACCGCTACCACCGGCAGATGATCCTGCCCCAGGTGGGGCCCGAGGGGCAGGCGCGGCTTCGGGAAGCCTCCGTGGCCGTGGTGGGGGCCGGGGGGCTTGGGGTGCCCGTCCTCCAGTACCTGGTGGCGGCGGGGGTGGGGC includes:
- a CDS encoding HesA/MoeB/ThiF family protein yields the protein MWTKEELDRYHRQMILPQVGPEGQARLREASVAVVGAGGLGVPVLQYLVAAGVG